AAACGCCTCGACTTGAGCAAGATGGGAATTACCACCTTTCCCAAGTGTATTTTGCGACTCACGGATGTGGACGAGCTCGACCTCAGCCGGAATttgatcaagaagatccctgacgcCATCTCCAAGTTCCAGAACCTGCGGTGGCTGGACCTGCACAGCAACTACATTGACAGGCTCCCCGAGACCATCGGCCAGATGACCTCCCTGCTCTATCTCAACGTCAGCAACAACAGGCTGACCACCAATGGGCTGCCCGTGGAGCTCAATCAACTCAAGAATATCCGCACTGTGAACTTAGGCCTGAACCATCTGGACAGCGTGCCCACCACACTGGGCGCTCTGAAGGAGCTCCATGAGGTGGGGCTCCATGACAACCTGCTGAGTAACGTTCCCAACAGCATCTCCAAGCTCCCCAAGCTGAAAAAACTCAACACAAAGCGAAACCCCTTTCCCAAGGCAGAGTCATCGGATATGTTCATGGATTCCATCAAGAGGCTGGACAATCTATATCTGGTGGAAGAGAAGGATCTGTGTGGGACTTGCCTGAGAAAATGCCAACAGGCCCGGGACAAGCTGAACAAAATCAAGAGCATGGCCACGGCGGCACCAAGAAAGGCCATCTTTTCCACTTTGGTCTCACCCAACTCCATGGCCAAGGAATCCCAGGAAGATTGGAGGTGACCTGGGACCCTGACCCTAAGGCAggaagggaaaagggagggggagggaaggtgaCAGTGGGCTGCATCCTCAGAAAATAGGGACTCTGCCATCACCGCAATAGCTTCTCCGCTCAAGCCCATAAAATACCTTTCCCTACCTCCTTGGCTTGTGATTTTGTTGATCAAAGGGCTTTTCGTTCTTTGCCATTTCATACACTTCTGTCTTCTCTccatgcacacacccacacatacaggCACAGTAAATCTGGAAAGAGCCATCCATCTCATTCTTGCCCCAGACCTCTCTTGCCTACAGCCTGTGGCCAGGCAGCTGACACAATCTTGTCTCATTATCACAGGTTTCAGGATCAACTACCAGTTCCCCAGTGTGGAGCTTTTTCTACTGGAATGCTTTGGGCCAGGGCTTCAAAAGTCAGGCATCTCTAAGCATTGGTTGGTAGCAGGGAAGATGGACGTTTAGTCTTGGGGAGGAGACAAAACTGGGCCACAGAGTTGGGCAGATATTATCATTAAGTATTTGCATTAACATTTTGCGCTCAAAGCCGtcctattcttttctcttttctacatTTGCATAATTTGCTCTAGTAGCTTTTAGACTAAACCAGCAAGCCCTTGACCGTCTGTGAATGAATGAGGTTCACTCCCATCTAATTATGTGCAATGCTTTTCCATACCTTCATGGAATAAGGAAAGGATGGGTGCAAATACGGGTTGCTGCAGTCAATAGATAAATACCTTACTAGGCACTGTGCTAGTGAGTGCAGGGACTGTGCTGTGGGGGAAAGCCTGTCCTGCCCTTTGCAACCTGTAGGAAAGGCAGGTAGAAAGAAGACAGGGCATGATGTCATTGTTTGAGGAAGTTAAGAGATCAGAGCCTAGCGGTATGCAGGCACAGAGAAAAGACGAAGTTTCTACAGTTGGACATATCTGGGCCCAGGGAAGCTTTGCTTTTTGCGTGCTACCTCCCTGGCCATTTTACTCAGCTTTGGCTCCTTCGTCTGCAAAGTGGAAATAACACCAGCCCAACTCCCAGGGTTGTCATGCGTCTCAAGCAGATAGCTCACAAGAGTGAGTACTCAGTATAAGTCAGTTCTCTCTAGGAACTAGAGCTCAGTGCATCTCACAGCTGAGATCCCGCTTTGGACAGTGCATTGAGTCACTCTAGATCTGCTCGCAGAACTCACAATAGCGGAGGACTTTCTCTGTGCCACTCACTGACACTTTTACACTGCCTAAAAGAAA
This portion of the Capra hircus breed San Clemente chromosome 28, ASM170441v1, whole genome shotgun sequence genome encodes:
- the LRRC18 gene encoding leucine-rich repeat-containing protein 18, encoding MAKGAKGPKGKKITLAVAKNCIKITFDGKKRLDLSKMGITTFPKCILRLTDVDELDLSRNLIKKIPDAISKFQNLRWLDLHSNYIDRLPETIGQMTSLLYLNVSNNRLTTNGLPVELNQLKNIRTVNLGLNHLDSVPTTLGALKELHEVGLHDNLLSNVPNSISKLPKLKKLNTKRNPFPKAESSDMFMDSIKRLDNLYLVEEKDLCGTCLRKCQQARDKLNKIKSMATAAPRKAIFSTLVSPNSMAKESQEDWR